In Pogoniulus pusillus isolate bPogPus1 chromosome 2, bPogPus1.pri, whole genome shotgun sequence, the following are encoded in one genomic region:
- the TANK gene encoding TRAF family member-associated NF-kappa-B activator — protein sequence MDKNIGEQLNKAYEAYRQACMDRDHAVKELHQKTENYMQQIREQQEKIELQNSIIAKLKSQLAALNANRGNAHPYVLMNEDIETSNLPFSQLSEKLNVAKQREKLLKEQLESESMKLKQLEDRNNQKERKLISIISNQEDKIKTLKSKLKELNEAQKGIQMPVYKREVRNKKIIPAKPELSLGISPLPERENLDTIFQDMKEECHRICMLAREQTDQLSKFKIKPEPESEIQFSMPIQCTDKTDEQAEELFKPRVIKDINRGASCITSITPRGVGQDEDNNSVESLSKFNVKFPPTDNDSAFLQSTREKPTVPCTGIAENMLQDHPFNLEHRDRAVNLSKLEPNSFEAHGVDLMTSALQSFTVDKINSPNHAKMPVENTRDKICLKTTDTGFPFVPKHTNQGAPEVIFSSSLEAAGTTIRGPHQLIWKPQDSNLLAQAYTDSELNQSGICEFCREVFPPSMTSKEDFLRHLNSHFKVQS from the exons ATGGACAAAAACATTGGAGAGCAACTTAACAAAGCTTATGAAGCCTATCGACAGGCATGCATGGATAGGGACCATGCTGTGAAAGAACTACATCAAAAA ACAGAAAACTACATGCAGCAAATACGTGAACAGCAGGAAAAGATAGAGCTTCAAAACAGCATTATTGCAAAACTGAAATCACAGTTAGCTGCTCTGAATGCTAATAGAG GTAATGCACATCCCTACGTTCTGATGAATGAAGACATTGAAACTTCCAACTTGCCCTTCAGCCAGCTCTCTGAAAAACTCAATGtagcaaagcaaagagaaaagctcTTAAAG GAACAATTAGAAAGTGAGAGCATGAAACTGAAGCAGCTTGAGGACAGAAACAAtcaaaaggaaaggaagcttATATCTATTATTTCCAACcaagaagataaaataaaaacTCTGAAAAGCAAATTGAAAGAATTAAATGAAGCACAAAAGGGGATACAGATGCCAGTGTACAAAAGGGAG GTGAGAAATAAGAAAATCATTCCAGCTAAGCCTGAATTATCTCTAGGAATTTCACCTCTACCTGAAAG AGAGAATCTGGACACTATTTTCCAGGACATGAAAGAAGAGTGTCATCGAATATGTATGCTAGCCAGAGAACAAACAGACCAACTGAGTAAATTTAAGATAAAGCCAGAACCTGAAAGTG aaataCAGTTTTCCATGCCGATACAGTGTACTGATAAAACTGATGAACAAGCAGAAGAGCTTTTTAAGCCTCGGGTTATAAAGGATATAAATAGAGGTGCATCATGCATCACATCTATCACACCAAGAGGAGTGGGCCAAGATGAGGACAACAACTCTGTAGAATCACTTTCTAAATTTAATGTCAAGTTTCCACCTACAGACAATGACTCTGCTTTCTTGCAGAGCACTCGGGAAAAACCAACAGTTCCTTGTACTGGTATAGCTGAAAACATGCTTCAAGATCATCCTTTTAACCTGGAGCACAGAGACCGTGCTGTTAACCTCAGTAAATTGGAACCTAACTCATTTGAAGCTCATGGAGTTGATCTCATGACCTCAGCTTTACAGAGCTTTACTGTTGACAAAATAAACTCCCCAAATCATGCAAAGATGCCTGTAGAAAATACTCGTGACAAGATATGTTTAAAAACAACAGACACTGGTTTCCCATTTGTACCTAAGCACACAAACCAGGGTGCACCTGAAgtaattttttcttcttctttagaAGCCGCTGGGACAACCATCAGAGGTCCTCATCAG CTCATCTGGAAGCCTCAGGACAGTAATTTGCTGGCACAAGCTTATACAGACTCTGAACTGAATCAATCGGGAATATGTGAATTCTGTCGAGAAGTTTTCCCACCATCCATGACATCTAAGGAAGATTTTCTTCGGCATCTGAATTCCCACTTTAAAGTACAGTCTTAA